The Aminithiophilus ramosus genome contains a region encoding:
- the folP gene encoding dihydropteroate synthase, giving the protein MRPLQIDFIDDGEIGRRLKALGCDDRGVPYFLAKRETLTLLLKDVDTRAANALKQEMLARGGDVAVHRNAIDRQVERTDGLLFGTEKAVRLLVEKLKAMPYWGLEEVRLGLTAFLASRRRGEHPRGLDLPGGRRLSFEGRSLIMGILNVTADSFYAGSRIADLAELLERAETMVAEGADILDVGAESTRPGSDGLDAATELVRLVPALRALRERFPDLPLSADTNKASVAEAAVAAGADIVNDISGFGFDGALAETVAALAVPVVVMHIQGRPRTMQEAPRYGDLLPDMVAYFEDRLALAARSGIDESRIILDPGIGFGKTSEHNLEILRHLEALRGFGLPLLVGHSRKSFLGAVLDEPRPEGRLEGTLAVSALCAWRDVEILRVHDVGASRKAVDVVAAIRRGSP; this is encoded by the coding sequence ATGAGACCGCTGCAGATCGATTTCATCGACGATGGAGAAATCGGCCGACGTCTGAAGGCGTTGGGTTGCGACGACCGGGGAGTCCCCTATTTCCTGGCCAAGAGAGAAACGCTGACCCTGCTGCTCAAAGATGTCGATACGCGGGCCGCCAACGCCCTCAAGCAGGAGATGCTGGCCCGCGGAGGCGACGTGGCCGTTCACCGCAACGCCATCGACAGGCAGGTGGAGCGGACGGACGGCCTTCTCTTCGGCACGGAGAAGGCCGTCCGTCTTCTCGTCGAAAAACTGAAGGCCATGCCCTACTGGGGGTTGGAGGAGGTCCGCCTGGGACTGACGGCATTTCTGGCGTCTCGCCGCAGGGGGGAGCATCCTCGGGGCCTTGACCTTCCTGGAGGGCGTCGTCTCTCCTTCGAGGGGCGGAGTCTCATCATGGGCATTCTCAACGTCACTGCCGATTCCTTCTATGCGGGCAGCCGCATCGCCGATTTGGCCGAACTGCTGGAGCGGGCGGAAACGATGGTCGCCGAAGGGGCCGATATTCTCGATGTGGGCGCCGAGTCGACGCGTCCCGGTTCCGACGGTCTCGATGCGGCCACCGAGCTTGTCCGGCTCGTTCCCGCGCTGAGGGCGCTCAGGGAACGTTTCCCCGATCTGCCTCTTTCGGCCGACACGAACAAGGCTTCCGTGGCCGAAGCCGCCGTGGCGGCCGGGGCCGACATCGTCAACGACATCTCCGGTTTCGGCTTCGACGGAGCCTTGGCCGAGACGGTGGCCGCCCTGGCCGTTCCCGTCGTCGTCATGCACATTCAGGGGAGGCCGAGGACGATGCAGGAGGCTCCCCGCTACGGTGATCTTCTCCCCGACATGGTCGCCTATTTCGAGGACCGCCTCGCCCTGGCCGCCAGGTCGGGTATCGACGAAAGCCGTATCATTCTCGACCCCGGCATCGGTTTCGGCAAGACGTCGGAGCACAACCTGGAGATTCTTCGTCACCTCGAAGCTCTGCGGGGTTTCGGCCTTCCTCTGCTTGTCGGGCACTCCCGCAAGAGCTTTCTCGGTGCCGTCCTCGACGAGCCCCGGCCCGAAGGGCGTCTCGAGGGGACCTTGGCCGTCTCGGCCCTCTGCGCCTGGCGGGACGTCGAAATCCTTCGCGTTCACGACGTGGGGGCCAGCAGGAAGGCCGTCGACGTCGTCGCCGCCATAAGGAGAGGGAGCCCCTGA
- the queD gene encoding 6-carboxytetrahydropterin synthase QueD: MFLKRTFSFDAAHRLIHYHGKCEALHGHTYRLAVTLRGETDREGMILDFVELKAIVNEKVLSRLDHAYLNDLLEQPTAEYIARWIWGELETPLARPNCRLHEIEVWETASSSVILRREDMEPGRVS; this comes from the coding sequence ATGTTTTTAAAACGGACCTTCTCCTTCGACGCGGCTCATCGCCTGATTCACTATCACGGCAAGTGCGAGGCCCTTCACGGCCACACCTACCGGTTGGCCGTAACGCTTCGTGGAGAGACGGACCGGGAGGGGATGATCCTCGATTTCGTCGAGCTGAAGGCCATCGTCAACGAGAAGGTCCTCTCCCGTCTGGATCATGCCTACCTCAACGATCTTCTCGAACAGCCCACGGCCGAGTACATCGCCCGCTGGATCTGGGGGGAGCTCGAAACGCCCCTGGCCCGTCCCAACTGCCGCCTCCACGAGATCGAGGTCTGGGAGACGGCGTCCAGTTCCGTGATCCTCCGTCGCGAGGATATGGAACCGGGCCGAGTGTCATGA
- a CDS encoding HAD-IIA family hydrolase has product MIAAQFDAFFLDLDGVVYIGDEPTPGTPLVLKELRRKGKEIRFLTNNPTSAEEIVRRLRSLGIESQEREVVTSGTATAALLAAKDLRKAWVLGHKGLKEALLARGVTSTEGDGCDAVVVGWNDDITMADIREASLAIRRGAFFVATNEDRTYPGPQGPLAAVGTLVEALVAGSGQRPISVGKPQPFMFDVALKGLGRGKRAVMIGDTPDVDILGAHRSGLPALLMGEAVTFPYDRDFRNPDGRIASLEDLFDESLSVGEWDGPSYAWPERVEPGVAAIVLEGERVLLMRRRDNGLWGIPSGHVEPTETVAGAVLREIREETGIEAEVTGLIGVYSDPRSQVMTYPDGRIRHFVTTCFLCRPTGGTLGRTGPETLDAGFFPLDSLPEPMMAMHPLWLADALAGSKEPFIR; this is encoded by the coding sequence ATGATCGCAGCACAATTCGACGCCTTTTTCCTCGACCTCGACGGCGTCGTCTACATCGGCGACGAACCCACGCCGGGGACGCCTCTGGTCCTGAAGGAGCTGCGCCGGAAAGGCAAGGAGATCCGGTTCCTCACCAACAACCCCACCTCGGCGGAAGAGATCGTCCGACGTCTCCGATCCTTGGGCATCGAGTCCCAGGAAAGGGAAGTGGTCACGTCGGGGACGGCCACCGCCGCCCTGCTGGCCGCCAAGGATCTTCGCAAAGCCTGGGTCCTCGGTCACAAGGGGCTGAAAGAGGCCCTCCTGGCCCGAGGCGTGACGTCGACGGAAGGCGACGGCTGCGACGCCGTCGTCGTCGGTTGGAACGACGACATCACCATGGCAGACATCAGGGAGGCCTCTCTGGCCATCCGTCGGGGAGCTTTTTTCGTGGCCACCAACGAGGACAGGACCTATCCGGGGCCCCAGGGTCCCCTGGCCGCCGTGGGAACCCTCGTCGAGGCCCTTGTGGCCGGATCGGGACAGAGACCGATCTCCGTCGGCAAACCCCAGCCCTTCATGTTCGACGTCGCCCTGAAAGGCCTCGGAAGAGGAAAAAGAGCCGTCATGATCGGCGATACGCCCGACGTGGACATCCTCGGCGCCCACCGGTCGGGATTGCCGGCCCTTCTCATGGGTGAGGCCGTGACCTTCCCCTACGACCGGGACTTCCGCAATCCCGACGGGAGAATCGCCTCCCTGGAAGACCTTTTCGACGAGTCCCTTTCCGTAGGGGAATGGGACGGCCCCTCGTACGCCTGGCCTGAAAGGGTGGAGCCCGGCGTTGCCGCCATCGTCCTCGAAGGAGAAAGAGTCCTCCTCATGCGCCGCCGCGACAACGGCCTCTGGGGCATCCCCTCGGGGCACGTCGAGCCGACGGAAACCGTGGCGGGAGCCGTCCTTCGGGAAATCCGGGAGGAGACGGGAATCGAAGCCGAAGTGACGGGACTGATCGGCGTCTATTCCGATCCCCGCTCGCAGGTCATGACCTACCCCGACGGACGGATCCGCCACTTCGTCACGACCTGCTTCCTCTGCCGTCCCACAGGAGGAACCCTTGGAAGGACGGGGCCGGAGACGCTCGACGCGGGCTTCTTCCCTCTCGATTCCCTTCCAGAGCCGATGATGGCCATGCACCCCCTCTGGCTCGCCGACGCCCTCGCCGGGTCGAAGGAACCCTTTATCCGTTGA
- a CDS encoding dihydrodipicolinate synthase family protein, which yields MKAISGIFAPLSTPFDATGAVDGLAFEENVEKYGRTGLAGLVVLGSNGEFVLLDEEEKVSLVERARRRLPRDKKIIAGTGRESLRDTLTLTRRCADAGADAALVITPNYYKTDMGEAALERYYTETADASSLPVILYNMPRNTGVNISSALAVRLSAHPNIVGIKDSSANIVQITETIADADRDFSVIAGSASFLLATLVLGGDGGTMAVANVVPDLCVELYEAFLAGNLSRAREIQFALMEINGAVTSRFGLGGMKAAMDMVGYRGGLPRPPILPASETTKSTIREIYRRLGIAPLV from the coding sequence ATGAAAGCGATCTCCGGCATTTTCGCTCCCCTCTCCACCCCTTTCGACGCAACCGGTGCCGTCGACGGCCTGGCCTTCGAGGAAAACGTCGAGAAATACGGTCGGACCGGTCTCGCCGGACTTGTCGTTCTCGGCAGCAACGGCGAGTTCGTCCTCCTCGACGAGGAGGAGAAGGTCTCTCTCGTGGAAAGGGCACGCCGCCGTCTTCCCCGGGACAAGAAGATCATCGCAGGAACGGGGCGCGAGTCCCTCAGGGATACGCTGACCCTCACGAGGCGATGCGCTGACGCCGGCGCCGACGCGGCCCTCGTCATCACGCCCAACTACTACAAGACCGACATGGGCGAGGCCGCCCTGGAACGGTACTACACCGAGACGGCCGATGCCTCGTCCCTGCCCGTCATCCTCTACAACATGCCTCGCAACACGGGCGTCAACATCTCTTCGGCCCTTGCCGTCCGCCTCTCGGCGCATCCCAACATCGTGGGCATCAAGGACAGCTCGGCCAACATCGTCCAGATCACCGAGACGATCGCCGACGCCGATCGGGATTTCTCCGTCATCGCCGGATCGGCCAGTTTCCTTCTTGCGACGCTCGTCCTCGGCGGCGACGGCGGAACCATGGCCGTGGCCAACGTCGTCCCCGACCTCTGCGTCGAGCTCTATGAGGCCTTTCTCGCCGGGAACCTATCTCGGGCCCGGGAGATCCAGTTCGCCCTCATGGAGATCAACGGTGCCGTCACCTCCCGCTTCGGCCTGGGCGGCATGAAGGCGGCCATGGACATGGTCGGCTACAGGGGCGGCCTGCCGCGCCCGCCCATCCTTCCCGCCTCGGAAACGACGAAGTCCACGATCAGGGAGATCTACCGTCGCCTGGGAATCGCTCCCCTGGTCTGA